A DNA window from Candidatus Roseilinea sp. contains the following coding sequences:
- a CDS encoding HicB family protein — MTRVFTALIHKEGDWYVAECSEVGTASQGKTIEEAIENLKEATELYLEEFPLPETPRPFLTTFEVATYA, encoded by the coding sequence ATGACGCGCGTATTTACCGCTCTCATCCATAAGGAAGGCGATTGGTATGTAGCCGAGTGTTCCGAAGTGGGAACGGCCAGCCAGGGGAAGACCATCGAAGAAGCCATTGAGAATCTCAAAGAAGCCACCGAACTGTATCTGGAAGAATTCCCGCTGCCGGAAACCCCTCGCCCGTTCCTGACCACCTTTGAAGTCGCCACGTATGCCTGA